Genomic DNA from Candidatus Kapaibacterium sp.:
AGGAAATCCGAACGGAATTTGTCGGCTACAATGCTTGCCATGGTCCTCTGGCGAAACCGATAGAACCCAACGAGGTCATGCTCCGAATCGCTGTCCGCTCGCCTGACTATGCAGCGGTCGATCGCTTCACGCGAGAGTTAGCACCGCTCATCCTCACTGGGCCACCTGGCGTAACGGGTTTCTCCGGTGGCCGTCCTAAGCCCAGCGAAGTGGTGGCCTACTTCCCCACCCTCATCCCGAAGGAGCTCGTCCACCACGAAGTCCGCATCCTGGAGTTATGAGCTGCTGCCTCCTCCTCACTCTGGCCCTGTCACTGCCGGTAGTAGCTGCACCCGATTCTGTCCCTCCCTCGGACACCCTCGCACCATTACAGAAGCCATCCCCAAGCCCTACGCAGAGCGCCCCGCGTTACCCCACTGCTATGCTAACCTTCGGAGGGTATCCGCGAGTGACGTTAGCTGGCGGTCTCCAGACCGTTTCTGGCTCCCCAAATCTGCAGACACTAGCGGCGTTAGGCACAATCTACGCCGGCACCATGGTGGCACTCCACATCATCCAGCACAACGCGTGGTGGAAGGTGCCGGGCCCATTCCAGGTGGTAGAGGACTGGAACTACGCCCTCCAGGTCGACAAGGCAGGGCACATCTACGGCGGGTACTTGATGTCGTACCTATGGGGGGAATTCCTCCTAGCAGCCGGAGTAGAGCTGCCAACGGCTGTCCGATGGGGAACGCTTCTGGGATTGCTCTACCAGACGTACGTGGAAGTTGAAGATGGCTTCAGCCGGGATTGGGGCTTCAGCCCCACGGACGCCCTTGCCAACTTCATTGGGGCCTACTGGTACCTAGCCCAACACTACTGGAAGCCCCTCCAAGCCTTTCAACCACGCTGGCAGTACATTCCTGCCCAATGGGCTGGTGACTTACCCCGACGCCATAGCGGCACCTTCATTGACGACTACAACAGCTCCACGTTCTGGCTCTCTATCAATCTGCACCAGCTCTTGCCGGAGCACTGGCGGCGGTACTATCCAGCATGGCTCATGCTGAGCTTCGGCTACGGCGCCCGAAACGTTGACACCGAACTCCCCAAGCAACGCCGAATCATTGTCGGCCTAGACTACAACCTCTATGCCCTCCTCCCCGAGGGCCCACCACTGTGGAACTGGCTGCGACAGAGCTTCTCTATGATTAAACTGCCAGCACCAGCGATCGAGTTCGGGCCTCACCCACCGCGATTTGCGCTGCTCTACCCCTTCCGTCTCCGGCTCGGTGCGCTCCGTCTGTAGCCAAGCTCCCCGGTGGGGTTGTATTTTTGCAGCGTCTCGGTGTACTGCTCTGGGAACGCCGATGGCAGAACTCTTTACGCCTGCTGAGCTGGAAGAGGTGGAACGAATCAAATCGCTCTATCCGGAGCCACAGGCCGCTCTGCTGCCTGTGCTCTGGATGGTCCAGCGAAAGTACGGCTGGATTTCGCTGGAGAACATCCGAGCGGTAGCCGAACTCCTACGCCTCCCATATGCCCACGTACTCGGTGTCGTGCGTTTCTACACGATGTTCCACACCGAGCCAGTCGGACGGTACCACATCCAGGTATGCACGAACGTTTCGTGCATGCTCCGCGGCGGGGAGCGTGTGCTGGAGTACATCTCCGAGAAACTCGGTATCCGGCACAAGGAGCGTACGGCCGATGGCCTCTTCTCGCTGGAAGAGGTAGAATGCATGGGCGCCTGCGGCGGTGCCCCGATGATCGCAATCAACGAGGACTACTACGAGAACATCACGCTAGAGCAGGTAGACCACCTGCTGGAACGCCTTCGACGAGAGAGCACAGCCGAAAGCAGGCATGAGAGTTTACCAAACGGACTCCCCAATGAAGAACTCGCGCCGTGACTTCCTCCGTCGATTAGCAGCTCTCACAGCTGCGGCTGCTGCTGGGGTACCAGCAACGGCACGACTCTTACCAGAGCTACTAGGACCTGATCGCCGACCCTGCGGGCGGCTCCGCATCCGCTTGAGCGACTACCCTGCACTCCAAAGTGTGAACGGCTCGGTGAAAGTCAACGTTCCCGATGCTACTGGTGCCGTTCCCGAGCGGCTCATCATCACCCGAACTGCCACAGACACCTTCGCGGCTGTAGATGACATCTGCACGCATGCCGGTTGCCTTGTCAATGTCTACCAGGCATCGCTCAGAGCGCTACCGTGCCCCTGCCACGGCTCACTCTTCCATCCGACGGGTGAGGTCATCCGCGGTCCAGCAACTCGTCCGCTACGGAGCTTCCAGACCTTCTATGAGGCCGGTAGCGACTTCGTGGAGGTAGAAATCCCAGGCTACACGTCTGTCCCGGAGCCTAGCACTGCCTTCGAGCTGACAGTCGCTCCCAACCCGGCAACGGAGTTCATTACCGTCTCCGGCACTCTGAGGGAGAGTGCCGTCCTGTCCTTCCGTATCCTCTCTACCCGAGGGCAGACAGTTGTGGAATGGCAACAATGGCTGCCAGCAGGTCCATTTAGCCTTCGGTATCCCCTTAACGGCTTCGCTCCTGGAACTTACTGGCTGCATGTCTCTGGCCGTTCTGTTCCGAGTGTTGTACAGCCCTTCTCTGTGATCCGCTGATGCGGAGGTGCCGTCTCGGTTTCTTGCCTATCTCGCTCCTTGTTCTGTTTGGCCTCTCGCTATGGGGATGCGAGACTCCAGACGTTGGGGAATTCGGCAGTGATGCACCACTGGAAGTGACACCACGAGAGGTCGACTTCAGAAATGTACGCGTAGGGCAGACAGCCGAACTATGGCTCCGCATCCGTAATCGAGCAGATTCAGCCATTGTCTTGGCTCCTTCCATCACCGGAGCTGATAAAAATGCCTTCAGCATTGCGCGACAACCCAGCGGAGCACTCCGCCCCGGCCAGAGTGATAGTCTGCTACTCCGCTTCTCCCCAACCGAAGCCCGTGTGTACCAGGCAACACTCCTCCTTGGCGGGGACAATCCCTTGAACATCCCCTTGCGCGGGACTGGTACAACAGGAGACCGAATGGAGCTCTTGGCTGTCGTTGCCTCAACACCGCCGGAGATCGACGGCTCCGCCTCCGACGCTGTCTGGAATGCAGCTCCACCGCTCCACCTCCAGCTCTTCCAGGTAGAGCCTACGGCCAACGATCCTCGGACTCTCTCGGCAACACTGCGAGCTGCCGTGGACAACGAGTTCCTGTACCTACTCGTGGAAGTTGCCGATCCAACCCCTCACGAAACTCCCAACATCTTCCGCTTCCGCGGTGGGGACCCTGCCTCCGACGCGAATTGGACGCTGACCACAGAGGGGCAAGATGGTCTCGGCTTCATCTTCCCGATTGGAGACCCGCAAAGCGTTCGAGGTGACAGACTTGGAGAGACCTTCGCTACCATCGGCTGTGCTGTCGCCTGCCATCCTACCGCCACTACGAACGCTTACGAAGGCGGCAGCTACCCAACCTATGGGCGGATTGACCTCTGGTACTGGAAGGCGGGGACTACAAACCCCCAGGGCTACGCTGACGACTACATTGCCGAAGGGCGCGATGGGACGACATTCCCTGAGGAGCGCCGTGGTGATGTAGGAAATGCGTTTGAAGAGCCCAACTATCCACCACGCGGAGCCGGTCCGCTCCTACCTATCAGCATGGCTGGCGGAGACAACGGCGGATTGGACCGACGCCGCTTCCTGTGGCAGGCTACCTCTGTACCCTTCAACCCCCGAGCTCCGAACCCAGCAACTGGTCGACCCTGGGCTGCCGGCGATGTAGTTCCAGGCTGGACCCTTCGAGGCCAAGAGCATCCCTTCTCCAGCCGTGGTGACATCCAGGCCCGCGGACGCCACGCGAGTGGCCGTTGGACCATTGAACTACGGCGCCGGCTCTCCACCGGGAAGAGTGACGATGCCTCGTTTGACCGCGGGCGCTCCGTTCCCTTCAGCCTGGCGTACTTCGACAACACGCGCAAGTATGCCGTCTTTGAATACCTCAACCTCACCTCGGCCCCTCGCCCAGGCCACTTTGGCCCTAATCCTCCGGTCATTTGGCTACACTTGCCATAAGCCCTTCGTTTCTGTGCTTTTCGGTACTTTGCATAGCTGAATAAAGGCGTGCATGTTCCACAGTACTGAGCTGGCGTCAACAATGCTCCAGACTGTAGAGTATGCCACCGTGCACAATGGATACGCCGTAGTCCAGAACGGGCTGACCTACCTTTCGGGCTTTGGCAACGAGTTTGCAACTGAAGCGTTACCAGGAGCGCTCCCGAAAGGCCAGAACTCACCCCAGCGTTGCCCGTATGGGCTCTACAATGAGCAGCTCAATGGGACTCCATTTACAGCCCCACGGCTTCTCAATCGCCGTACATGGCTCTACCGGATTCGTCCCTCAGTCGTCCACCCTCCCTTCCGGCAGACTCACCACCCGACATGGAAGAGCACCCCTTTCAATGAAGTTCCCCCGCCACCGACGCAGCTCCGTTGGAATCCTCTCCCCATCCCCGATTCCCCGACTGACTTCATTGACGGGATTGTCACTTACGGCGGGAACGGGGACCTGACAACCCACACTGGCTGCGCAGTCCATCTCTACGCAGCCAACCGTTCTATGGAACGGCGCTACTTCTACAATGCTGACGGCGAGCTCCTCATCGTTCCTCAGCTCGGCCGGCTG
This window encodes:
- a CDS encoding YfiM family protein → MLTFGGYPRVTLAGGLQTVSGSPNLQTLAALGTIYAGTMVALHIIQHNAWWKVPGPFQVVEDWNYALQVDKAGHIYGGYLMSYLWGEFLLAAGVELPTAVRWGTLLGLLYQTYVEVEDGFSRDWGFSPTDALANFIGAYWYLAQHYWKPLQAFQPRWQYIPAQWAGDLPRRHSGTFIDDYNSSTFWLSINLHQLLPEHWRRYYPAWLMLSFGYGARNVDTELPKQRRIIVGLDYNLYALLPEGPPLWNWLRQSFSMIKLPAPAIEFGPHPPRFALLYPFRLRLGALRL
- the nuoE gene encoding NADH-quinone oxidoreductase subunit NuoE, which encodes MAELFTPAELEEVERIKSLYPEPQAALLPVLWMVQRKYGWISLENIRAVAELLRLPYAHVLGVVRFYTMFHTEPVGRYHIQVCTNVSCMLRGGERVLEYISEKLGIRHKERTADGLFSLEEVECMGACGGAPMIAINEDYYENITLEQVDHLLERLRRESTAESRHESLPNGLPNEELAP
- a CDS encoding Rieske 2Fe-2S domain-containing protein, whose amino-acid sequence is MKNSRRDFLRRLAALTAAAAAGVPATARLLPELLGPDRRPCGRLRIRLSDYPALQSVNGSVKVNVPDATGAVPERLIITRTATDTFAAVDDICTHAGCLVNVYQASLRALPCPCHGSLFHPTGEVIRGPATRPLRSFQTFYEAGSDFVEVEIPGYTSVPEPSTAFELTVAPNPATEFITVSGTLRESAVLSFRILSTRGQTVVEWQQWLPAGPFSLRYPLNGFAPGTYWLHVSGRSVPSVVQPFSVIR
- a CDS encoding ethylbenzene dehydrogenase-related protein, producing the protein MRRCRLGFLPISLLVLFGLSLWGCETPDVGEFGSDAPLEVTPREVDFRNVRVGQTAELWLRIRNRADSAIVLAPSITGADKNAFSIARQPSGALRPGQSDSLLLRFSPTEARVYQATLLLGGDNPLNIPLRGTGTTGDRMELLAVVASTPPEIDGSASDAVWNAAPPLHLQLFQVEPTANDPRTLSATLRAAVDNEFLYLLVEVADPTPHETPNIFRFRGGDPASDANWTLTTEGQDGLGFIFPIGDPQSVRGDRLGETFATIGCAVACHPTATTNAYEGGSYPTYGRIDLWYWKAGTTNPQGYADDYIAEGRDGTTFPEERRGDVGNAFEEPNYPPRGAGPLLPISMAGGDNGGLDRRRFLWQATSVPFNPRAPNPATGRPWAAGDVVPGWTLRGQEHPFSSRGDIQARGRHASGRWTIELRRRLSTGKSDDASFDRGRSVPFSLAYFDNTRKYAVFEYLNLTSAPRPGHFGPNPPVIWLHLP